The DNA segment CTGGTAAGATGGAAACAAGCAGGAAATGCAAATTTTAATCCTGCTTGGCTTCTGTGAAAAGCTAGCTACAATGCCTTCCATATTATTCTCAAATGGAAATATTATTCCTTTAAACACAAGCAAAGAATAGATGAAGGACAGTtaaatagacaaaattaaaatccattttcATTGATGGCCCAATTTTAAACACTGTTTATTTCCAATCCTCATTGGCCTTTATGGGTAAATATTTTAGCACAAAGAGTAGGAAAGAAATCAATTTAGAAGTTCCTTTCTCACAGAAGCTGCATTCTGAGAGATGGAATAACttacagctttaaaaataaagtttctatTTTCATCTTCTGCAAAGACGACACACAAAACCATTGAGGAATGCTTTAAAGAGATTCTGGATaattattccaagatatttcttCTTCATACATACAAAGGGGTGATGAGGAGATTTTCTCTTTACAGTCACAAAGGAATGGGCACACAGTGAAAGAAATATGAAGTATTCTCCCTTAACTCACACAGTGTACAGAAACTGAGAGATCGAGGTAGCCATGACATatcattttaaatgcatttacaTAATAAGTACATACACAAATGATAATGAAGCTATGGCAGTTTGTTATAGGACATTTACACTCCTGATTCACTTTCTTgagtttcattattttatttacaagtAAACTGAGACTCTGGATTTTAGAAACTCACACTTTTAGTATATCTTGATACTTACAGGGCAATGACTTTAGGGGTACACTAAATTGGCTCAATTTTGACATTCTTGGGAATGATAtgaattaaacaaaatatttaatttatgagAAAGAAATGTGGTAGAACTGTAAAATTGTTCTATGTGAATAACTTGTACCaaggtaaattttaatttttaacatttttctacaATTATCTTTTGCAATATAATATTGTACTTAAAGTAACATCTCTCATTACCAGTAAAAGTAGTTACACTCACAGACATTATAATCAGCTATTAACTGTTTAAGCAGCCAGATAGCACATACGTTCAAGGAACTTGACAGCATTGGAGGTATAAGAGATTCCATATTAAATCAATAGGAACACTAAATTTTAACataaatgtgtttaaaatattatctatatTGAATATACCCAAGAATTATACTAATTTGAAATGCTAAATACAGCATGAActtcttttaaatacttttacaTTAAAGAACACTTCAAATAATACTCTGATTTTAATGTACATACATGACAGACAAAATCCTACTCACATTTTTTCaagataaaatatacaaataagcaTTTGAATGAAAATTCAGGAAGAAAAAGTTATGTCATGTTGTGATTATAAAGGTCCTTTATACTCCCTTTATGTCCCAAGAAAtcaagagggttttttttttaaattctgttagtAATGTTAGTAAGTCATAAGCAGCTTAAAGAATATAGTATAAAATTGGAACATGCCATTCTTTCCTCAATAAAATACAATGTACACCAAATTCAAAACACTTACTCCTTTGTGTAGGAAATGAGTTAATCAACATGGTGTAAAAGGTGAGtaaattttgaaagtcagattatgAAAGTAATGATATGTGTTCTGTAATTTAAtgccagagaaagaaaataaatctatttaaatgtGACTTTAGTGCTTATATATTCCCTAGGTAGTTTCAAAATTAAGATATAATCTTTTTCAAATACCTGCCTAAAGCCGTGTTTCTACACTCATGTGATTGAAGTTCTGTTTCATATTCAAGAAATACTAATGCATTTTCTCAAAGTATCAGGGAGTATAAACAACTTTACATTCTCCTTTGGTAGATAAAAATAGCAAGAAGTTCTTTTTACGTATTTATAGAAAAAGGAAACATGATtacaacaaaaaatttttttaacgaTTAAAGTAGTGGAACAACATGATTACAATCAacctaaaaaaagtaaaattgtttTCTATCATCCAACTTTTAAGCAGAGTGCTGGATAATTATAACGATTTTCTTGGCAACACTATGCTAGTTCAAAGCactgaagtttttgttttcattttttttgtttggttggtctTAAAAATATCTCTTTCCCTGGATACCTTTAAGAGGGCAGTTTGGATAGTTCAGCTTCATTTCCAAACTCCTGGATATGATGTTTAAATTCTTCAGCAATCAGACTGGGCAAGTAATTCCAGGTTTCATGATTGATACATTAACCATCAGTATGTACAAGACAGCATTCTATTACATTACCATTGTTTAAATTCAGAGCAAGCAAACATAGAAACAGCATGTTAGAACTCCATTACTGCACTGCACTGTTTCTTCCATAAATTTTAAGCTTTGTTCTCCAGATTACAGCTAAAGAAACACACGGTTCGACTGGGGCATCATTTTtaatgtggtttttgttttgtttgcttttatagtgggaaacccagattaaaaaattaataatcttagccaaattttgaaatcacaaatcattgaaatattttggaaaaggAATGGAATTATGTTGTTCCTAGAAAGTTATATCTCACTGCAGATTTCAATAGTTGATGTCCTGGAATCAGTCTAGGACAAGAAAAATAACATGTTATCAAAATCAGATGGTTGTGTTTTAGGAACCTTATTTGCCAAGCATGCTACATGGCTAAAATTCACATTATCAAAATACTGATGCACAAAATCAAAGTTTTGAACTTAACAACAGTGGATACCAATGTTATTCCAAGCTAACTAaaaatgctgttttcattttgaatCTACAATGTAGTTTCATCCATAAATTATATCTATGTCAGTCTTTCACCATTCTTTGTACCTCACTTCTAAATCACAAGACTATTTCAACTCAAATCATTGGAATTTGTTAGAAATTtttaggggagggagggagaataaaGTACCTCGAATATATGTCTAAAGCAGTGACAGCTATATAGAAAGCCCTAAAAAAATTGggctttaatttttattctccTCTATTTTGCAAATGTATAGATTTCACTATAGTTTAATGGGGGATCTGTGTTGGATAAGACGGTTTTGTCAGCATATCTTGTTTATATGACAATCATCAACACTGATTCTCAAACAATTATTTATACTCATTGTTTTTCTAAGGTCAtaacaacaaaatattatttgCTCTGAAAGGTGTTCAtagaaaataatctgaaaaatcaTTCTCTTAAATTCACGTCTCTCATTTCTACTACAATAAACACAAAATGTCTTCCATAATTCATGTAAAAACATATGCAAAAAGGTGCATCTTATTCCCCAAGTAAAGGCAGCTTAATGCAATATATGCATTCCTTTCTAataaacatttcatatttttcagaACACCAGAGTCAGAAAAAAATCTGTAGAAAGTATTTGATTCTCCTTTCACAAtataaaatttctaataaataGTCTTACATCCAACAATCTACCAAAACCATTTTATTTCCCCACTTCCATATTCCTACCCAATGAGTAATGAAGTAAATTTAAATACCACCCTTAATTCTCCTcttgaaaatgtatttctcacTTTGTTTAAAGTAAAGTAGAATATTTCCACTTTTTGCTACAGTAATATTTTATTCTACTGTCAGAATTTCCTTAAGGAACAATGAACTTTTATTGCACTGGCTGACACTTTTCCGCATTTTCTATgatgtttctttgaaaagaagACACCTactgtatttgaatttttaaatacataataccTTTTTCAATGCTCACTTATCTTGTTAGCATTCTGAAGTATCAGTGAATATAAGATGCCTCTTCTAGCATTAATGACAAATTGAAGAGTAGATggcaagaataaagaaaattgtaGATGTAGCACAAAATGAAGCATTCAAATTAGTTTTAGCATCAAATTAGTCTGCCTAAGCTCACCAATTTATGTCTACAAAATATTTAGTAATGAATACAAAACTACTGTTAACTATGGAATAAAaagtttatgatttatttatattttaaaatgggaaaaaatcacCTAAGGTATGTGAGAACCCACTGATTATAAGACTGtcctttcatttaataaaaaccTAATGACAACCAGTAACTCATTCTCATGAGCATTTACTTTTTATGTTTTGTCTGATTCATGGAGCTATTTCTCTTATGATATCTTAACAATATAACAAAAAATGCCATCATAGGAATATGATATCTTAGCAGTATAACAAAAAAATGTCATCATGGGAAAGAGTTATCAATTATgacctttcaaaatattttaaaaacaaaaatatgaatttatttgtaaaatatttcaatattttcctttatgcATGCCTTGCTTACTGTATGTTCATATAGCTAAATAAAATTAGTCTAACTCATAGAACATCTTTGTGCCTCTGAAAATAGATTAAACCAGAACTTGTGCTTTTGAGTAGCTTTGTGAGTCAATCTACCAAAACCAATGATATACAAATGTAATTCACAAATCCCACCCTGTGCTTACTTTTTAAAGCAAGTTACAAATTTAGCCTAAGGAAAAGTGTTATTTGGAAATGCAACACAATAAGGTGTTATCATAAAGGAGACCTTTCTGTTGAGAAATGTTTTCAAGAAGCAGAATAACTGGAACTAGGAAATGAGAGTGCCCTTTTGAATGGTTAAATATAAACAGAAACATACTCTGAGGGTAGATGAAGTATCTATTCTGTTTATCGCCCATCAAACATCCACCAAAAGTAGATGGGACTCAACTGACGTAGAAACAGTTACTGCCCCGTCATACAAAGCATAACCGAAATTCCACACAGACTAGGGTACTATTTCATCTTAGCTTTCGCACCATCACTGAATTAGATTACCACTGTAGCAAAAGTGCACCCACAACTGAATTAAAAACTTACCTTTACCAGGTGATTAAGAGagaaattttgatattatttGTATAATGTAACTGTTCACATCCTTGAATGATCTCCACTCCTGAAGCTATTTCCACAATTATGGTAAATCATTTACACTGTTATCTTGAATTGGTAGTCTGCTTTAATATCTCTAATTTTTGGCAAGAGGAAATGCCTAGCTAATATCAGTACCACTTTATTAAGCctgaataaattttcaaaagacaTTATTCACCAAAACAGAGATTACGTACATTTTTAATTTCCCAGACAAAATAAAACAGTGTACATGTGACAGGACTTTGTGAGACAAAAAAGTGCAGATAGATTCCATTACTTGATTTTTATTAAGGAATCAAACataattaattcagttaatttaaTTATGGATTTCTAGGATGAATTTGCATTCATTTCTCCATGTGATATAGATTAAAAAGACAGCATGAACTCTGGTTTCTTTATAtctattacattttaatttattgtgCACAGATTTCTTGGTCTTAATATGGTCATAGTTTCCTACATACCTACTAGAGAAGGCAaacatatttcattttccaaaagtcattattttttaagaatgtcTCCTGAAGGGCTCTGAATTCCTtacataaatatgcaaatatttaaacGGACATGAGTATCTAAAATAGAGATCTCATGTATACTTCATTCTCTTTCTTGAAGATTAGAGTGATCATGCTTTCATTTATCTAATCCAAATTCTTACTATATTGTGCAAATATAGGTTTGATGAACCAGAATAATTTTTAGTTCCTAATATGAAAATGACACTTTTCTTTACAGGGATCTGGAGGCATGGTGAGATAGAATGGGGGAGGACATCTACGTGTCATTTAATTTCCTTGAGCAGCCAAAATTTTCCCAAATTAAGATTGGATTCTCAATTCCATTAGTATTAAGAACTGCTTGTTCGATTTGAAAAGACTTCCACCATCATGTATCTAGCCCAAACTCTTGTGGCCCTCAGGCACACAATGGTACAGAGGACAGTGCTACAATCCttgttttggagtttttccagtatATTCTCCAGCAAGAAGGGCCACACTGCCATCTACAGACACAATTACCCCTATTATAATGATCATTCTGCACCCAATTTTCCTACAATAATTAGTCATTTTGTTCTGATTGTCtatcaaactttttaaattaatctatgtatctattttgatatttctgcagaatattttcattttgatccCTCTTTGAAGTCATAACATTCTGTAAAGTTCCAAatcaacagaaaattattttacaataacataaagtaaaaaaagcTACATAGGACACATAAATTACCTACCGGTCTGGTGTGTACAGACACAGGGGCCTTGAAGGTTGTCACCGGATAGCTGCACTCAGAAACGCTGTAGGGATCAGAACTGCTGGAGGAGCACTTGGAGATGGAATCACAGGCCACAAAGGTGTTATCGAGAGGCAGTTCCTGAATGATGTGGTGCTTAGAATTCAGGGGCGTCTCAGGCTGGATCTGGAAGGTCGGCTGTGGAGAGGCAGATTTGTAGTGTCGGGCCAAATCAGGGCTGTCAGGCTTGAATGTGGTAGGTGTTGTGCCCCAGTTGTACTTGCCCATGGTTTGCTCTTCCAGCTCAATGGGAAGGTCAAGTGTGACACTGTTTCCATCATTGTCAGCATCATCTGCCTTTGCTTCTTCAATAGTGACAAAGTTAAGCAGCAAGTTCTTAGGggcattcttcttcttcttcttcttctttttcttcatcatTATCATCTGTCTGTTTTCTGGGTTTGGGGTAACCCATTCagaattctgtttgtttttctgagCAGCCTTAAGATGTGGTGCTTGGCGACATCTTACGACAGCAGTGATGAAAATAACTAGGATGACAGTTATGGTGCCAGCAACAATGGCAACCATGATCTTGACATAGTCACTGGTTGGTGAGGATGCATCAGCTGTCTCAACATTTTGTGTCACTGGTGTTTCAATGCTTTTGTGCACCAATTCATTAATCAGTGTAGCATTGGTCACTGATTCATTCACGAACAGATTGACAACTATAACATTGAAGAGGGAATCAGGTTGTCCTAAGTCCTTAGCTTTTACTACCAATCTGTGTAAACCAAGGTCAGCAACAACACATTTCTCTTTCAGTGTGATATTTCCTGATGTTTGGTCAATTATAAACAGACCCTTTGCGTTTCCCCCTGCAATGCTGTAACGAATTTCTGCATTCATGCCAGTATCATTGTCAACAGCAACTACCTGAAAGACCACTGCTCCTGGATTAGTAGATGGTAGAACCAATTCATAGGAGTAGTTGGAAGGAGGGATAACAAAAACTGGTTTGTTGTCATTGACATCAACCACATTAATGGTTACTTTGGCAGTTGAAGAGCGTGATACCCTACCACCATCCTCAGCTTTTACATAGAAAGTGTAAGACTCTTGCTTTTCTCTATCAAATGAGATATTTGGTCGGATGACACCAGTCTGTGGATCAATGGTGAACTCATCATTCACATCTACAATGGAGAGAGTGACTGCAGAATTCTCTCCATAGTCAGGATCAGTTACAGTGATGAGTCCCACTGTGCCATGTCTTGGGAGGTTTTCTGGGACATAGAAGTTGTACTCATTGTGAGTGAAAATTGGGCTGTTATCATTCTGATCAAGAACAGTCACTAAGACTGTGGCATTAGTTATTAAGGGTGGAATGCCATTATCTTTTGCCAGAACTGTGAAgtaatatttttcctgtttttctctatCTAGTTTCTTTACTGCAGTCAGAATGCCTGTACGATGATCCAGATTGAATTCAGGTGGAGCATCAGTGCCCAGCAGGTAATTGATCTCAGCATTCCGCCCACTGTCTGCATCGGTTGCACTTATTTTTGTCAACTGAGTGCCAGGAGAGTTATTTTCAGGAACAGAAATACTTATGAAAGGCTGGGTGAAAACTGGAGCATTGTCATTTTCATCTTTCACTTTGACGAGGAGCATGGATGACTGATTCAAAGGAGGTTTGCCAGCATCCGCAGCCAACAATTTAATGGCATATTCTCTAGTGGACTCATAGTCAAGATATGCAGCAGTCTCCAGGAGGAACTGATTACTAAATACTGGTCTTAATCTGAAAGGGACTTCATGATCTGTGAAACACGTCACCCTACCATTATGGTCAGCATCCTTATCTGTCACAGTTATGAGAGCAACTTTGGTATTGAGTGGGGCATTTTCTGAAAGAACCACGGTGCCATTTGTTGGATTGATGATGTATCTTATGTCAATCGATGGGACATTATCATTGATATCTGTAACGTTTACCAATACCATTGCTCTTGCTGGCATTGATCCACCATCAGTTGCCAAAACCAGTAACTTGTGGCTTGGTGCTTCTTCCCTATCCAGTGGTTCTTTGACTGTGATAAGTCCAGTGGTCGTGTTGAGATGAAACAGTCTCTTGGCAATGTTGGAGACTAGATTGCTGAAATAGAAATGAATCTTGGCATTTTCACCTATGTCAGCATCTGTAGCATGGAGCTGTGTCACTGAAGTACCTACAGGAGCATTTTCAGGTATACTGACTTCAATCTCATTTTCCTTGAAGACTGGGCGGTTGTCATTTGTATCAGCAACACTTACTTGCAAGATAGCGGTACTGGATCTTTGAGGAAAGCCACCATCTTCAACCTTTACTTTCATCACATAGGTATCCTTCTCTTCCCTATCTAATTCCTTTTGAACAATCAGTTGTGGCATCTTGTCTCCTTCTGGTGTTTCAATGACATCAAGCCCAAAAATATTTTGACCCTGGAAAAACATGTAATGAAATACAATTTAACTTTGTTAATAATACAAATTAATATACCAATATCAATATATATCATGAAATGATTTAGCCATGTTAACTTATGTAATGAGAACAACTTTCAATTCCTTGAAGACACATGACATAGTAAGATGTCATAGCAAGACAGAAATAGGTGCCAGAAAACCTGTGTCCTAAATCTCAACTCTGTGTATCACTAATATTGTGATAAGAAGCATGGTTATTCtacatgaattaaaatatattttactgtaGATATATGTCTAATATGTTTTTTAGCCATCAAATGTAACCAGCAAGTATAGAATATTCATCAAAGACAGCAGCATTCAAGACATCTAATAAATAGAGTCAAAACCTTTGGTAGATGGATGAAATAAAAGGATTTACTGTTATAACAAATTTATGTAAAGTATCAGtacacagaatttcatttttttcctctaggaacatatgatgaaataaaattatattggaGATTAACAATGCAATGTTTTTAacctctccctgtcttttttaaataagcaagcaCAAAGGGCACATACTGAAATGTAGAATTGGAAAAGATAGGTTAGcacagcaccttttttttttttctttatgcacCTGAAGCTACAGTATGGGgatgtttaaaaaacatttccCTATCTGAACTACAATCAGATGAGCCCTAGACAGACAAATAGTGAATATGCCAGCTGATGGAGGAATAGTACTGACTTGCTCTCAGGTGGTTCCTGCCCAGTGTTACATGCGGAATTTTGACAGAaatgaatagaataaaaagaTAGTGAGAGTGTGAAGCaaagatcagaagaggaacttaAGATTCCTATTACATGAGTCATCTTTAAATAtacatgtattcattcattcatgtatgcatatatatgagggggcttcaaagagttcatggaaatgcacattatcttttaattctattttccacgaaCTATCTGAACCTCCTCATATATGATACTGTCGCCTGTTTTAAACCTCTAATAGTACCTTATGATTTCCctttatagtttttattaaaatgcatatattcACTTAATTAATATAAAGCCGTTACTATCAGTATCATAATTAAATACTTAGATTGTCATTGATTTTTCTCACATCTTAGCTAGAAGTTGATTTTCCATTATATTAGCAAAACATGTTTGCTCACCAACATATATCCCCACTTCCTAGGCAAATGCTCTAATCATATTAGATATTCAATATATCAGCATGcaaagaattaataaaaatagtattGGATGCCATGAACTTTAATGAAATACAATTTAGAAACTATTTTTCTACTCATAACTGAGACATTTTGGATGTGAAACTTCCTAAAAGCTTTTTGGGATGCCATTACAAATACAAAATTATCATTAATTACTGTTTATTTCGATCAAATTATAATACTAAacactgtatttatttatattaaatattactatgataaaattctattttgcttaaaatatgctataaaagaaataataaatttccaGTTTGCCAATTTTCACACAGTAAACAGATATAACATGAAAAAAGTTTGCCTTGCTATATGTTTCAAGAAAAAACACATTCTTTAACTGGTCATATGACTAAAATAAGAATAGAGTTCTAAGTTTAATTGTATGAGTTAAAAACACAACCAATATACACACTTTAGTTCatataaaaagttgaaaaaatcaCATTGGAGCAAACTGgtgattttaattaatatttctgaaatgccATCTTAAAATTCATAATCAACATGTAATTCTTCCACCATATCATAGCCCTGTATTTGAATAAACGTATAAGTGAATGTGTAAGTGAATCTTAGCACTAAAAAAATCCAATGTAGTGCATAAATATCTTCAAGCaaatcacaagaaaaataaagcaatgtaTTTGGGTATTGCACAAGATTAAagggggatcttcaaaaagttcatgtataaAAGTGTATTATAAgacaactatgcatggatttcaaatttttttcaccaaaataaacttaccttttaattccattttccacaaacattttgaagtgtccttgtattAACACAGtataaaaggaaaaagtaaatgtTCTGTAGTTCTTGATTTCATATACAATTATACAACTATGACTATAATACACATGGAAAAAAAGAACAGGCtagtttaacttttaattttatggaCTTATGTTTGTGTATTTCCTGTTTACATATTTAGAGTTTAGTCTTATGTGTTTGCCTGACTTTTGAGTTGGtctttgctttcccaagcaaattaAGGCAAAGTTATGGCAGtggaagaattaaaaagaataaaaatactcTCTGTCTCAGTCATtttatgtaaaatggaaataatcttAGAagatagaattttctttttttatttatttatctgagggggggagagagcgagagagagagttagttcctATCTGCCAGCTCACTTCTTAAACGCTCATAAAGGCTGGCCTAGGTTGGGCCAAAGCTGAAGCTCGCAACTCAAGGCGGATCTctgatgtgagtggcaggaactcaatcacttgagccattatgtgTTGCTTCCATATTATGTGTTGCTTCCCATAGTGTGCTGTAGCAGAAAGCCAAGAGTccgaagctggagccaggtactcccaAGTACTCCCATATGGggcctgagaattttttttttaatttttattttattttttttttttttgacaggcagagtggacagtgagagagagagatagagagaaaggtcttcctttgccgttggttcaccctccaatggccgccacggccagtgcgctgcagccggtgcatc comes from the Oryctolagus cuniculus chromosome X, mOryCun1.1, whole genome shotgun sequence genome and includes:
- the PCDH11X gene encoding protocadherin-11 X-linked isoform X2, with protein sequence MRTVRKWVLIQIFQVFCGLIQRTVTIVPGMDLLSGTYIFAVLLACVVFQSGAQEKNYTVREEMPENVLIGDLLKDLNLSLIPDKSLTSPMQFKLVYKTGDVPLIRIEEGTGEIFTTGARIDREKLCAGIMLDARCFYEVEVAVLPDEIFRLVKIRFLIEDINDNAPLFPATVINISIPENSAINSRYALPAAVDPDIGINGVQNYQLIKGQNIFGLDVIETPEGDKMPQLIVQKELDREEKDTYVMKVKVEDGGFPQRSSTAILQVSVADTNDNRPVFKENEIEVSIPENAPVGTSVTQLHATDADIGENAKIHFYFSNLVSNIAKRLFHLNTTTGLITVKEPLDREEAPSHKLLVLATDGGSMPARAMVLVNVTDINDNVPSIDIRYIINPTNGTVVLSENAPLNTKVALITVTDKDADHNGRVTCFTDHEVPFRLRPVFSNQFLLETAAYLDYESTREYAIKLLAADAGKPPLNQSSMLLVKVKDENDNAPVFTQPFISISVPENNSPGTQLTKISATDADSGRNAEINYLLGTDAPPEFNLDHRTGILTAVKKLDREKQEKYYFTVLAKDNGIPPLITNATVLVTVLDQNDNSPIFTHNEYNFYVPENLPRHGTVGLITVTDPDYGENSAVTLSIVDVNDEFTIDPQTGVIRPNISFDREKQESYTFYVKAEDGGRVSRSSTAKVTINVVDVNDNKPVFVIPPSNYSYELVLPSTNPGAVVFQVVAVDNDTGMNAEIRYSIAGGNAKGLFIIDQTSGNITLKEKCVVADLGLHRLVVKAKDLGQPDSLFNVIVVNLFVNESVTNATLINELVHKSIETPVTQNVETADASSPTSDYVKIMVAIVAGTITVILVIFITAVVRCRQAPHLKAAQKNKQNSEWVTPNPENRQMIMMKKKKKKKKKNAPKNLLLNFVTIEEAKADDADNDGNSVTLDLPIELEEQTMGKYNWGTTPTTFKPDSPDLARHYKSASPQPTFQIQPETPLNSKHHIIQELPLDNTFVACDSISKCSSSSSDPYSVSECSYPVTTFKAPVSVHTRPPMKEAVRSHTPMKESTTVEIWTHPQPQRKSEGKKAGKSQRRVTFHLPEGSQESSSDGGLGDHDASSLPSTAHALPLGYPQEEYFDHATPNNRTEGDGNSDPESTAEITVQPTVEEASDNCTHECLILGHSDSCWMPASLTHSSPSQGQASTLCRSPPLTQSTLRRRSPPVTQTIALCHSPPVTQAIALCHSPPPVQASALHHSPPLAQATALCHSPPAAQGSALRYSPPLAQAVPIRRSPPLPQAATLHRNQAQPPMAMQQGWVQGAGADGLRSLDQSVQGSTRAQFYTMSERIHHSDDSIKVIPLTTFTPGQQARPSRGDSPIMEEHPL
- the PCDH11X gene encoding protocadherin-11 X-linked isoform X1, whose translation is MRTVRKWVLIQIFQVFCGLIQRTVTIVPGMDLLSGTYIFAVLLACVVFQSGAQEKNYTVREEMPENVLIGDLLKDLNLSLIPDKSLTSPMQFKLVYKTGDVPLIRIEEGTGEIFTTGARIDREKLCAGIMLDARCFYEVEVAVLPDEIFRLVKIRFLIEDINDNAPLFPATVINISIPENSAINSRYALPAAVDPDIGINGVQNYQLIKGQNIFGLDVIETPEGDKMPQLIVQKELDREEKDTYVMKVKVEDGGFPQRSSTAILQVSVADTNDNRPVFKENEIEVSIPENAPVGTSVTQLHATDADIGENAKIHFYFSNLVSNIAKRLFHLNTTTGLITVKEPLDREEAPSHKLLVLATDGGSMPARAMVLVNVTDINDNVPSIDIRYIINPTNGTVVLSENAPLNTKVALITVTDKDADHNGRVTCFTDHEVPFRLRPVFSNQFLLETAAYLDYESTREYAIKLLAADAGKPPLNQSSMLLVKVKDENDNAPVFTQPFISISVPENNSPGTQLTKISATDADSGRNAEINYLLGTDAPPEFNLDHRTGILTAVKKLDREKQEKYYFTVLAKDNGIPPLITNATVLVTVLDQNDNSPIFTHNEYNFYVPENLPRHGTVGLITVTDPDYGENSAVTLSIVDVNDEFTIDPQTGVIRPNISFDREKQESYTFYVKAEDGGRVSRSSTAKVTINVVDVNDNKPVFVIPPSNYSYELVLPSTNPGAVVFQVVAVDNDTGMNAEIRYSIAGGNAKGLFIIDQTSGNITLKEKCVVADLGLHRLVVKAKDLGQPDSLFNVIVVNLFVNESVTNATLINELVHKSIETPVTQNVETADASSPTSDYVKIMVAIVAGTITVILVIFITAVVRCRQAPHLKAAQKNKQNSEWVTPNPENRQMIMMKKKKKKKKKNAPKNLLLNFVTIEEAKADDADNDGNSVTLDLPIELEEQTMGKYNWGTTPTTFKPDSPDLARHYKSASPQPTFQIQPETPLNSKHHIIQELPLDNTFVACDSISKCSSSSSDPYSVSECSYPVTTFKAPVSVHTRPPMKEAVRSHTPMKESTTVEIWTHPQPQRKSEGKKAGKSQRRVTFHLPEGSQESSSDGGLGDHDASSLPSTAHALPLGYPQEEYFDHATPNNRTEGDGNSDPESTFIPGLKKAAEITVQPTVEEASDNCTHECLILGHSDSCWMPASLTHSSPSQGQASTLCRSPPLTQSTLRRRSPPVTQTIALCHSPPVTQAIALCHSPPPVQASALHHSPPLAQATALCHSPPAAQGSALRYSPPLAQAVPIRRSPPLPQAATLHRNQAQPPMAMQQGWVQGAGADGLRSLDQSVQGSTRAQFYTMSERIHHSDDSIKVIPLTTFTPGQQARPSRGDSPIMEEHPL
- the PCDH11X gene encoding protocadherin-11 X-linked isoform X5 → MDLLSGTYIFAVLLACVVFQSGAQEKNYTVREEMPENVLIGDLLKDLNLSLIPDKSLTSPMQFKLVYKTGDVPLIRIEEGTGEIFTTGARIDREKLCAGIMLDARCFYEVEVAVLPDEIFRLVKIRFLIEDINDNAPLFPATVINISIPENSAINSRYALPAAVDPDIGINGVQNYQLIKGQNIFGLDVIETPEGDKMPQLIVQKELDREEKDTYVMKVKVEDGGFPQRSSTAILQVSVADTNDNRPVFKENEIEVSIPENAPVGTSVTQLHATDADIGENAKIHFYFSNLVSNIAKRLFHLNTTTGLITVKEPLDREEAPSHKLLVLATDGGSMPARAMVLVNVTDINDNVPSIDIRYIINPTNGTVVLSENAPLNTKVALITVTDKDADHNGRVTCFTDHEVPFRLRPVFSNQFLLETAAYLDYESTREYAIKLLAADAGKPPLNQSSMLLVKVKDENDNAPVFTQPFISISVPENNSPGTQLTKISATDADSGRNAEINYLLGTDAPPEFNLDHRTGILTAVKKLDREKQEKYYFTVLAKDNGIPPLITNATVLVTVLDQNDNSPIFTHNEYNFYVPENLPRHGTVGLITVTDPDYGENSAVTLSIVDVNDEFTIDPQTGVIRPNISFDREKQESYTFYVKAEDGGRVSRSSTAKVTINVVDVNDNKPVFVIPPSNYSYELVLPSTNPGAVVFQVVAVDNDTGMNAEIRYSIAGGNAKGLFIIDQTSGNITLKEKCVVADLGLHRLVVKAKDLGQPDSLFNVIVVNLFVNESVTNATLINELVHKSIETPVTQNVETADASSPTSDYVKIMVAIVAGTITVILVIFITAVVRCRQAPHLKAAQKNKQNSEWVTPNPENRQMIMMKKKKKKKKKNAPKNLLLNFVTIEEAKADDADNDGNSVTLDLPIELEEQTMGKYNWGTTPTTFKPDSPDLARHYKSASPQPTFQIQPETPLNSKHHIIQELPLDNTFVACDSISKCSSSSSDPYSVSECSYPVTTFKAPVSVHTRPPMKEAVRSHTPMKESTTVEIWTHPQPQRKSEGKKAGKSQRRVTFHLPEGSQESSSDGGLGDHDASSLPSTAHALPLGYPQEEYFDHATPNNRTEGDGNSDPESTFIPGLKKAAEITVQPTVEEASDNCTHECLILGHSDSCWMPASLTHSSPSQGQASTLCRSPPLTQSTLRRRSPPVTQTIALCHSPPVTQAIALCHSPPPVQASALHHSPPLAQATALCHSPPAAQGSALRYSPPLAQAVPIRRSPPLPQAATLHRNQAQPPMAMQQGWVQGAGADGLRSLDQSVQGSTRAQFYTMSERIHHSDDSIKVIPLTTFTPGQQARPSRGDSPIMEEHPL